In one Streptomyces marincola genomic region, the following are encoded:
- a CDS encoding sulfite oxidase: MTMDETAYDRRRLRQWLAGTARADGIDRRDLLRLLAGAGALTALTGLGAPTARAAAPTAASGIVKALPEDRFTVRGTNAETRFPALRGTGRLTPNDLFFVRNHTATPAIDAATWRLTVWGSGLRGGPRTFGLDDLRRMPATEHEAFVECAGNGRSNFTTQQGQTVSGTAWTLGAIGVARWRGVRLAEVLRRAGLARGAVDVQPRGLDAEFSSGGVNLGRVRRPLPLAKALDDVLLVHEMNGEPLPPDHGHPVRVLVPSWVGIASIKWVGDIEVSAEPLYSPWNTDLYRLFGPAHPDGGSAPLTRQTVKSAFELDRGAVFAAGRTHRLTGRSWSGAGRVSRVEVSTDGGARWRPARLHDRPRRDSWVRWSADWTPRAAGPAELLARATDEEGTTQPERTEFNEQGYLFAAVVRHPVTVTA, encoded by the coding sequence ATGACCATGGACGAGACAGCCTACGACCGCCGCCGGCTGCGCCAGTGGCTCGCGGGCACCGCCCGCGCCGACGGCATTGACCGGCGCGACCTGCTCCGGCTGCTCGCCGGCGCGGGCGCCCTCACCGCGCTCACCGGGCTCGGCGCGCCCACGGCGCGCGCCGCCGCCCCCACGGCCGCGAGCGGCATCGTCAAGGCGCTGCCCGAGGACAGGTTCACGGTGCGCGGCACCAACGCGGAGACCCGTTTCCCCGCGCTGCGCGGCACCGGCAGGCTCACCCCGAACGACCTGTTCTTCGTCCGCAACCACACGGCCACCCCGGCCATCGACGCCGCGACCTGGCGGCTGACGGTCTGGGGCAGCGGACTGCGCGGCGGCCCGCGCACGTTCGGGCTCGACGACCTGCGCCGCATGCCGGCCACGGAACACGAGGCGTTCGTGGAGTGCGCGGGCAACGGCCGCAGCAACTTCACCACCCAGCAGGGCCAAACGGTCTCCGGCACCGCCTGGACGCTCGGCGCCATCGGCGTGGCCCGCTGGCGCGGCGTCCGGCTGGCCGAGGTGCTGCGGCGGGCGGGCCTGGCGCGTGGCGCGGTCGACGTCCAACCGCGCGGCCTCGACGCCGAGTTCTCCTCGGGCGGCGTGAACCTGGGGCGCGTGCGCCGCCCGCTGCCGCTCGCGAAGGCACTCGATGACGTGCTGCTGGTGCACGAGATGAACGGCGAGCCGCTGCCGCCCGACCACGGCCACCCGGTGCGGGTCCTCGTGCCGTCCTGGGTCGGCATCGCGTCGATCAAGTGGGTCGGCGACATCGAGGTCTCGGCCGAGCCGCTGTACTCGCCGTGGAACACCGACCTCTACCGCCTGTTCGGACCCGCCCATCCCGACGGGGGCAGCGCGCCGCTGACCCGGCAGACCGTCAAGAGCGCGTTCGAACTCGACCGGGGCGCGGTGTTCGCGGCCGGCCGCACCCACCGGCTGACCGGGCGTTCCTGGTCGGGGGCCGGCCGGGTGAGCCGAGTGGAGGTCAGCACGGACGGCGGCGCGCGCTGGCGGCCCGCCCGCCTCCACGACCGGCCGCGCCGCGACTCGTGGGTGCGCTGGTCCGCCGACTGGACGCCCCGCGCGGCGGGCCCGGCCGAACTGCTGGCCCGCGCCACGGACGAGGAGGGCACCACCCAGCCGGAGCGCACCGAGTTCAACGAGCAGGGCTACCTGTTCGCGGCGGTGGTCAGGCACCCGGTGACGGTGACGGCCTGA
- the uraD gene encoding 2-oxo-4-hydroxy-4-carboxy-5-ureidoimidazoline decarboxylase, with the protein MTLSPTPGLDWINGADERAVRAALRRACAAPEWAAALIAARPYPDAEALLAASDRAAAGLTDAGLAEALGGHPPIGRPEAADAVSAREQKGMAGAPDALKAEMRELNRVYRERFGHVFLICATGLPAERMRDALRARLGNTPEREREVARAELGKINRVRLTRLAESTATVSTHVLDTAAGRPAAGVAVALAVAAGHGDGWTEHAVGRTDADGRCAGLPPLPGGASFARLTFGTGARAAGDDAEPAFFPEVSTAFAVVPGEHFHVPLLLSPFGYSVYRGS; encoded by the coding sequence ATGACGCTGAGCCCCACGCCCGGCCTCGACTGGATCAACGGCGCCGACGAGCGCGCCGTGCGGGCGGCCCTGCGCCGCGCGTGCGCCGCCCCCGAGTGGGCCGCCGCCCTCATCGCCGCACGGCCGTATCCCGACGCGGAGGCGCTGCTGGCCGCGAGCGACCGGGCCGCGGCCGGCCTGACGGACGCGGGGCTCGCCGAGGCCCTGGGCGGCCATCCGCCGATCGGCCGCCCGGAGGCGGCGGACGCCGTCTCCGCGCGCGAGCAGAAGGGCATGGCCGGGGCGCCCGACGCGCTCAAGGCGGAGATGCGCGAGCTGAACCGCGTCTACCGGGAACGCTTCGGCCACGTCTTCCTGATCTGCGCCACCGGGCTGCCCGCGGAGCGGATGCGGGACGCGCTGCGGGCCAGACTCGGCAACACCCCCGAGCGCGAACGCGAGGTGGCGCGGGCCGAGCTCGGCAAGATCAACCGGGTGCGGCTGACCCGGCTGGCCGAGTCCACCGCGACCGTTTCCACGCATGTGCTCGACACGGCCGCCGGGCGGCCCGCGGCCGGGGTGGCGGTGGCCCTGGCGGTGGCCGCCGGGCACGGGGACGGCTGGACCGAGCACGCCGTGGGGCGCACCGACGCCGACGGCCGCTGCGCGGGGCTGCCGCCGCTGCCGGGCGGCGCGTCGTTCGCGCGCCTCACGTTCGGCACCGGCGCCCGCGCGGCCGGGGACGACGCGGAACCGGCCTTCTTCCCCGAGGTCAGCACCGCGTTCGCGGTGGTCCCGGGCGAGCACTTCCACGTGCCGCTGCTGCTGAGCCCGTTCGGCTATTCCGTCTACCGAGGGAGCTGA
- the pucD gene encoding xanthine dehydrogenase subunit D, which yields MSTGLTPAPPAPGRDTAARDGVGASARRPDAVLKVTGEFAYSSDLWHEDMLWGHTLRSPHPHAAITGIDVSAALAVPGVHAVLTHEDLPAATHYGLEFTDQPVLARDVVRYEGEPVALVAADHPETARRAAGRIRVAYEERPAVLDEAGATAPGAPVLHPDRTDHHAPHVPHPNVVHRQPVVRGDAARAAAAADVVVTGTYEVGMQDQAFLGPESGLAVPAEDGGVDLHIATQWLHVDHRQLAPVLGLPPERVRLTLAGVGGAFGAREDLSMQAHACLLALRTGRPVKMVYNRYESFFGHVHRHPARLTYEHGATRDGRLTHVKARIVLDGGAYASSSPAVVGNAASLGAGPYEVENVDIEALALYTNNPPCGAMRGFGAVQACFAYEAQMDKLAAALGMDPVELRRRNAMSQGSVMPTGQVVDAPAPVAELLRLVKRRPLPPRRVWETAAGPDVRELPGGLSNTTHGEDVVRGVGYAVGIKNVGFSEGFDDYSTARVRLEVSGGEPVATVHTAMAEVGQGGVTVHAQIARTELGVDRVVLLPADTRVGSAGSTSASRQTYMTGGAVKNACEAVRAEVLRLGRANGVLDDRAHALADGEVVGRDGEALAALTDVLGGEVVERELEFRHRPTQPFDRATGQGFGHVQYSFCAHRAVVEVDTALGLVKVVELAAAQDVGKAVNPQAVEGQIHGGSVQGLGLAVLEEIVVGEDGRVRNPSFTDYLIPTVLDTPRMPVDVLELADPHAPYGLRGVGEAPTLSATPAVVAAIRQATGRALRRVPVRPEHLTVADAERDLPGREPGAEPAAPGERTAGLAG from the coding sequence ATGAGCACAGGACTCACTCCGGCCCCGCCCGCGCCCGGCCGGGACACCGCCGCGCGCGACGGCGTCGGCGCCAGCGCGCGGCGGCCCGACGCGGTGCTGAAGGTCACCGGCGAGTTCGCCTACTCGTCCGACCTGTGGCACGAGGACATGCTGTGGGGGCACACGCTGCGCAGCCCCCACCCGCACGCCGCGATCACCGGTATCGACGTGTCGGCGGCCCTCGCGGTGCCGGGCGTGCACGCCGTCCTCACCCACGAGGACCTGCCCGCCGCCACCCACTACGGGCTGGAGTTCACCGACCAGCCGGTGCTGGCCCGCGACGTCGTCAGGTACGAGGGGGAGCCCGTCGCCCTCGTGGCCGCCGACCACCCCGAGACCGCGCGCCGCGCCGCCGGGCGCATCCGCGTCGCCTACGAGGAACGGCCGGCCGTCCTCGACGAGGCCGGGGCCACCGCGCCGGGCGCGCCCGTTCTGCATCCGGACCGCACCGACCACCACGCCCCCCACGTGCCGCACCCCAACGTCGTGCACCGCCAGCCCGTCGTCAGGGGCGACGCGGCCCGCGCCGCCGCCGCGGCCGACGTCGTCGTCACCGGCACCTACGAGGTCGGCATGCAGGACCAGGCGTTCCTCGGGCCCGAGTCGGGCCTCGCCGTGCCCGCCGAGGACGGCGGTGTCGACCTGCACATCGCCACCCAGTGGCTGCACGTCGACCACCGGCAGCTCGCGCCGGTCCTCGGGCTGCCGCCGGAGCGCGTGCGGCTCACCCTGGCCGGGGTCGGCGGCGCGTTCGGAGCCCGCGAGGACCTGTCGATGCAGGCCCACGCCTGCCTGCTCGCGCTGCGCACCGGACGCCCCGTCAAGATGGTCTACAACCGGTACGAGTCGTTCTTCGGCCACGTCCACCGGCACCCCGCCCGGCTGACCTACGAGCACGGCGCGACCAGGGACGGCAGGCTGACGCACGTCAAGGCCCGCATCGTCCTCGACGGCGGCGCCTACGCCTCCTCATCCCCGGCCGTCGTCGGCAACGCGGCCTCCCTGGGCGCGGGCCCCTACGAGGTGGAGAACGTCGACATCGAGGCCCTCGCCCTCTACACCAACAACCCGCCCTGCGGCGCCATGCGCGGCTTCGGCGCGGTCCAGGCGTGCTTCGCCTACGAGGCGCAGATGGACAAACTCGCCGCCGCGCTCGGCATGGACCCGGTGGAGCTGCGGCGCCGCAACGCCATGAGCCAGGGCTCGGTCATGCCGACAGGCCAGGTCGTCGACGCCCCCGCGCCCGTGGCCGAACTCCTGCGCCTGGTGAAGCGACGGCCGCTGCCGCCGCGCCGCGTGTGGGAGACGGCCGCGGGGCCCGACGTGCGCGAACTGCCGGGCGGCCTGTCCAACACCACGCACGGCGAGGACGTGGTCCGGGGCGTGGGCTACGCCGTGGGCATCAAGAACGTCGGCTTCTCCGAGGGGTTCGACGACTACTCGACGGCCAGGGTCCGCCTTGAGGTCAGCGGCGGCGAGCCGGTGGCCACCGTGCACACGGCCATGGCCGAGGTGGGCCAGGGCGGGGTCACCGTGCACGCCCAGATCGCCCGAACGGAACTCGGCGTGGACCGCGTCGTGCTGCTGCCCGCCGACACGCGCGTCGGCTCGGCCGGCTCCACATCGGCCTCCCGGCAGACCTACATGACCGGAGGGGCCGTCAAGAACGCGTGCGAGGCGGTCCGCGCCGAAGTGCTGCGCCTCGGCCGGGCGAACGGCGTGCTCGACGACCGGGCCCACGCGCTCGCGGACGGCGAGGTCGTCGGCCGCGACGGCGAGGCGCTGGCCGCGCTCACCGACGTGCTGGGCGGGGAAGTCGTCGAAAGGGAGTTGGAGTTCAGGCACCGGCCGACCCAGCCGTTCGACCGGGCCACGGGACAGGGCTTCGGCCACGTGCAGTACTCCTTCTGCGCGCACCGCGCGGTCGTCGAGGTGGACACCGCGCTCGGCCTGGTGAAGGTCGTGGAACTGGCGGCGGCCCAGGACGTCGGAAAGGCCGTCAACCCCCAGGCCGTCGAAGGCCAGATCCACGGCGGCTCGGTGCAGGGGCTCGGCCTCGCGGTGCTTGAGGAGATCGTGGTCGGCGAGGACGGCCGCGTCCGCAACCCGTCGTTCACCGACTACCTGATCCCCACCGTGCTGGACACCCCGCGCATGCCGGTCGACGTCCTCGAACTCGCCGATCCGCACGCCCCCTACGGCCTGCGCGGTGTGGGCGAGGCCCCCACGCTCTCGGCGACCCCGGCCGTCGTCGCCGCCATCAGGCAGGCCACCGGACGCGCCCTGCGCCGGGTCCCGGTCAGGCCGGAGCACCTGACCGTCGCGGACGCGGAACGGGACCTCCCCGGCCGGGAGCCGGGCGCGGAACCGGCCGCGCCGGGGGAGCGGACCGCGGGACTCGCCGGCTGA
- a CDS encoding 8-oxoguanine deaminase yields MTAPQRIVIENCAIATVDADETEYATGHVVIADQHIEAVGPGPAPADLPGVTRRVDGTGHLATPGLVNTHHHFYQWLTRGLAQDANLFDWLTALYPVWARIDEPMVHAAAQASLAMMARGGVTTAADHHYVFPRGAGDLFGAEIRAARETGLRFTATRGSMDLGESDGGLPPDFAVESTEEALRATEQAVREHHDPAPGSMLRVAVAPCSPFSVTTELMRESAALARRLGVRLHTHGSETVEEADFCRRRFGMGPTAYFESVGWLGEDVWMAHCVHMDDEDVAAFARTRTGVAHCPSSNARLAAGIARVPDLLAAGVPVGLGVDGTASNEAGELRTELRNALLVARLGPHRERALTARQALRLGTRGGAEVLGRDGEIGSLAPGRLADLVLWRIDGLGHSTIADPVAALVLGPPAPVTLSLVNGVPVVEDDRLLTVDEDTVARAARTQARRLADAAAG; encoded by the coding sequence GTGACAGCCCCGCAGCGAATCGTGATCGAAAACTGCGCCATTGCGACCGTTGATGCGGACGAAACGGAGTATGCCACCGGTCATGTGGTCATCGCGGACCAGCACATCGAGGCGGTGGGCCCCGGCCCCGCGCCCGCGGACCTGCCCGGTGTCACCCGCCGCGTCGACGGCACGGGGCACCTGGCCACGCCAGGGCTGGTCAACACCCACCACCACTTCTACCAGTGGCTGACCAGGGGACTCGCCCAGGACGCCAACCTGTTCGACTGGCTGACCGCCCTCTACCCCGTGTGGGCCAGGATCGACGAGCCGATGGTCCACGCCGCGGCCCAGGCCTCGCTGGCCATGATGGCCCGCGGCGGCGTCACCACCGCGGCCGACCACCACTACGTGTTCCCGCGCGGGGCCGGCGACCTGTTCGGCGCCGAGATCAGGGCGGCCCGCGAGACGGGCCTGCGGTTCACCGCGACCCGCGGCTCCATGGACCTCGGCGAGTCCGACGGCGGACTGCCCCCCGACTTCGCCGTGGAGTCGACCGAGGAGGCGCTGCGCGCCACGGAGCAGGCGGTGCGCGAGCACCACGACCCGGCGCCCGGCTCGATGCTGCGCGTCGCCGTCGCCCCCTGCTCGCCGTTCTCCGTCACCACGGAACTCATGCGGGAGTCGGCCGCGCTCGCCAGGCGCCTCGGCGTCCGGCTGCACACCCACGGCTCGGAGACCGTGGAGGAGGCGGACTTCTGCCGCCGGCGGTTCGGCATGGGGCCGACCGCGTACTTCGAGTCCGTCGGCTGGCTGGGCGAGGACGTGTGGATGGCCCACTGCGTCCACATGGACGACGAGGACGTGGCGGCGTTCGCCCGCACCCGCACCGGCGTCGCCCACTGCCCCTCCTCCAACGCCAGGCTGGCCGCGGGCATCGCCCGCGTCCCCGACCTGCTCGCGGCGGGCGTCCCGGTCGGGCTCGGCGTCGACGGCACCGCGTCCAACGAGGCGGGCGAACTGCGCACGGAACTGCGCAACGCCCTGCTCGTGGCCCGCCTCGGCCCGCACCGCGAACGCGCCCTCACCGCCCGCCAGGCCCTGCGCCTGGGCACCCGCGGCGGCGCCGAAGTCCTCGGCCGCGACGGCGAGATCGGCTCCCTGGCGCCCGGCAGGCTCGCCGACCTGGTGCTGTGGCGGATCGACGGCCTCGGCCACTCGACCATCGCCGACCCGGTCGCCGCCCTCGTCCTCGGCCCCCCGGCCCCCGTCACCCTCTCGCTGGTGAACGGCGTCCCCGTGGTCGAGGACGACCGCCTGCTGACCGTCGACGAGGACACCGTGGCCCGCGCCGCGCGTACCCAGGCCCGCAGACTGGCCGACGCCGCCGCCGGCTGA
- a CDS encoding XdhC family protein, with protein sequence MLDIATELGAWCRDGRAFAVATVTGVRGSAPRPPGAALAVDAEGRAVGSVSGGCVEGAVYELCREALATGTPRTQRFGYSDDDAFAVGLTCGGSVDVLVTPVPAAAPERPVLAAACAAAAGGRAAALVRVVAGREGPPRGALLVAPDGSGTGTLGAPEGAALDRAAAARAAALLRAGRTGTVDLATEGGPPVTLLVECSVPPPRLLVFGAVDFAAALARAGAFLGHRVTVCDARAVFATRERFPEADEVVVDWPHRYLDTQRLDARAAVCVLTHDAKFDVPLLTRALRLPVAYVGAMGSRRTHADRMRRLREAGLTEAELGRLRSPIGLDLGARTPEETALAIAAEIVAVRRGGSGVPLTGGSLPIHPATGS encoded by the coding sequence GTGCTCGACATCGCGACGGAACTGGGCGCCTGGTGCCGCGACGGGCGCGCCTTCGCCGTGGCCACCGTGACCGGCGTGCGGGGGAGCGCGCCGCGCCCGCCGGGCGCGGCCCTCGCGGTGGACGCCGAGGGCAGGGCCGTGGGCAGCGTCTCGGGCGGCTGCGTGGAGGGGGCCGTCTACGAGCTGTGCCGCGAGGCCCTGGCCACCGGCACCCCGCGCACCCAGCGTTTCGGCTACAGCGACGACGACGCGTTCGCGGTCGGGCTGACCTGCGGCGGCAGCGTCGACGTGCTCGTCACCCCGGTCCCGGCCGCCGCGCCGGAACGCCCCGTGCTCGCCGCCGCCTGCGCGGCGGCGGCCGGGGGCAGGGCCGCCGCCCTGGTCCGCGTGGTGGCGGGCCGGGAAGGGCCGCCGCGCGGCGCCCTGCTGGTGGCGCCGGACGGCAGCGGCACCGGCACGCTCGGCGCCCCCGAGGGCGCCGCGCTCGACCGCGCCGCCGCCGCGCGGGCCGCGGCCCTGCTGCGGGCCGGGCGCACCGGCACCGTCGACCTCGCGACCGAGGGCGGCCCGCCGGTCACGCTGCTCGTCGAGTGCAGCGTGCCGCCGCCGCGGCTGCTGGTGTTCGGCGCGGTCGACTTCGCCGCCGCGCTGGCCCGCGCGGGCGCGTTCCTCGGCCACCGGGTCACGGTCTGCGACGCGCGGGCGGTCTTCGCGACGCGCGAGCGGTTCCCCGAGGCGGACGAGGTGGTCGTCGACTGGCCCCACCGCTACCTGGACACCCAGCGCCTGGACGCCCGCGCCGCGGTGTGCGTCCTCACCCACGACGCCAAGTTCGACGTGCCGCTGCTCACCCGCGCGCTGCGGCTCCCGGTGGCCTACGTCGGGGCCATGGGGTCGCGCCGCACCCACGCCGACCGGATGCGGCGGCTGCGCGAAGCCGGGCTCACCGAGGCCGAACTGGGCAGGCTGCGCTCGCCGATCGGCCTCGACCTGGGCGCGCGCACTCCGGAGGAGACGGCGCTGGCCATCGCCGCCGAGATCGTCGCCGTGCGCCGCGGCGGCTCGGGCGTGCCGCTGACCGGCGGGTCCCTGCCCATTCACCCCGCGACCGGCTCGTGA
- the pucL gene encoding factor-independent urate hydroxylase, producing the protein MPPTLGQNQYGKAETRVVRVTREGQVHHVRDLNVSVALSGDLAEVHLAGSNAAVLPTDTMKNTVYAFAREHGIASPEAFGELLARHFVGTQPAIHRARVRIAEYAWDRVPTPGEGAHSFVRAGGGTRTAQVTCDDTGVRTLGGLTGLTVMNTTDSEFRGFVRDRFTTLPEADDRLLATDVTAVWRYAAAPEDWDAAHGNVRDRLLGAFAGTYSRSLQQTLFAMGTAVIENVPQIDEIRLSLPNKHHFLVDLEPFGMSNAGPDGAVYIAADRPYGLIEATVLRDGAPSLIPVDLTAP; encoded by the coding sequence GTGCCGCCCACACTCGGCCAGAACCAGTACGGCAAGGCGGAGACCCGCGTCGTCCGCGTCACGCGCGAGGGCCAGGTGCACCATGTGCGCGACCTGAACGTGTCGGTGGCGCTCTCGGGCGACCTCGCCGAGGTGCACCTCGCGGGGTCCAACGCGGCCGTGCTGCCGACCGACACGATGAAGAACACGGTGTACGCGTTCGCGCGTGAGCACGGCATCGCCTCGCCCGAGGCGTTCGGCGAACTCCTCGCGCGGCACTTCGTGGGCACCCAGCCGGCCATCCACCGCGCCCGGGTGCGGATCGCGGAGTACGCCTGGGACCGGGTGCCGACGCCGGGGGAGGGGGCGCACTCCTTCGTGCGCGCCGGCGGCGGGACGCGGACGGCGCAGGTCACGTGCGACGACACGGGCGTGCGGACGCTCGGCGGGCTGACCGGGCTGACCGTCATGAACACCACGGACTCGGAGTTCCGCGGCTTCGTCAGGGACCGGTTCACCACGCTGCCCGAGGCCGACGACCGGCTCCTGGCCACGGACGTCACCGCGGTGTGGCGGTACGCCGCCGCGCCGGAGGACTGGGACGCGGCCCACGGAAACGTGCGCGACCGGCTGCTCGGCGCCTTCGCGGGCACGTACTCGCGGTCGCTCCAGCAGACGCTTTTCGCCATGGGTACCGCGGTGATCGAGAATGTGCCACAAATCGACGAGATCCGGTTGTCCTTGCCGAATAAGCACCATTTCCTCGTTGATCTCGAACCATTCGGCATGAGCAACGCGGGTCCCGACGGGGCCGTCTACATCGCCGCCGACCGCCCGTACGGACTGATCGAGGCGACCGTGCTGCGCGATGGCGCGCCGTCCCTCATTCCCGTCGACCTGACCGCCCCGTAA
- a CDS encoding GNAT family N-acetyltransferase, with the protein MTTTHYTREQLPQVRGTIVEVYSEVYADDIARDPFFSLERFEERLAAHTSAPGWACVVAATGTDVAGFTYGFADGDGTTFKLCENMLRAPWRGRGISRVMHDALTRRREERVAQLLVRRERPRLRALYESWGYARTGEQVPFPDAPLYDVMTLPLR; encoded by the coding sequence GTGACGACGACCCACTACACCCGTGAGCAGCTGCCGCAGGTGCGCGGCACCATCGTCGAGGTGTACTCCGAGGTGTATGCGGACGACATCGCCCGCGACCCGTTCTTCTCGCTGGAACGGTTCGAGGAACGGCTCGCGGCGCACACCTCGGCTCCCGGCTGGGCCTGCGTCGTGGCCGCGACCGGGACCGATGTCGCGGGCTTCACCTACGGTTTCGCCGACGGGGACGGCACCACGTTCAAGCTCTGCGAGAACATGCTCCGCGCCCCCTGGCGCGGTCGCGGGATCTCCCGCGTGATGCACGACGCGTTGACGCGCCGCCGGGAGGAACGGGTCGCCCAACTGCTGGTGCGCCGGGAACGGCCGCGCCTGCGGGCGCTGTACGAGAGCTGGGGGTACGCGCGCACCGGCGAGCAAGTGCCGTTCCCCGACGCGCCGTTGTACGACGTGATGACGCTGCCGCTGCGCTGA
- a CDS encoding thiamine-binding protein, giving the protein MRLRLEFTTEPFDLDRPPAHAEAARELVLSAPLDSVDVGPFGTTVEGGADEVVEVVGGLLRRALASGATRISLQVNALPGAGGDDSGGGGA; this is encoded by the coding sequence GTGCGACTGAGACTTGAGTTCACCACCGAGCCGTTCGACCTCGACCGGCCGCCCGCGCACGCGGAGGCGGCGCGGGAGCTGGTGCTGTCCGCGCCGCTCGACTCGGTGGACGTCGGGCCCTTCGGCACCACCGTGGAGGGCGGCGCCGACGAGGTGGTCGAGGTCGTGGGCGGACTGCTGCGCCGCGCCCTCGCCTCGGGCGCCACCCGGATATCCCTCCAGGTGAACGCGCTTCCCGGGGCCGGCGGTGACGACTCGGGAGGAGGAGGCGCGTGA
- a CDS encoding helix-turn-helix domain-containing protein gives MSEGGAGSREAFIAALAPLVAAIGGEMIEPGQERDDDVLLAWAGAPAVAVRLPLLSASLEHVLAELARTHGRPLADLDRATKQQIVRRLEARGAFAMRHGVETVAAALGVSRFTVYNYLNRSTNC, from the coding sequence GTGAGCGAGGGCGGGGCCGGATCTCGCGAGGCGTTCATAGCCGCCCTCGCGCCGCTCGTCGCGGCCATCGGCGGGGAGATGATCGAGCCGGGCCAGGAGCGCGACGACGACGTCCTGCTGGCGTGGGCGGGCGCACCCGCGGTCGCGGTGCGGCTGCCGTTGCTCTCCGCGTCCCTCGAACACGTGCTCGCCGAGCTGGCCAGAACGCACGGCCGCCCCCTGGCCGACCTGGACCGGGCGACGAAGCAGCAGATCGTGCGCCGCCTTGAGGCCCGGGGCGCGTTCGCGATGCGGCACGGCGTGGAGACGGTGGCGGCGGCCCTGGGGGTCAGCCGCTTCACGGTCTACAACTACCTCAACCGTTCAACAAACTGTTGA
- a CDS encoding DUF5955 family protein has protein sequence MLTLRSAAERLRRDLRAYPATLADREIAERELAVLDGLLAAGVPDTAALGQSMLLIAAAAGSVSALAAGVHQLRQAVELFGVPHHTTARSRLTGR, from the coding sequence ATGCTCACCTTGCGCTCCGCGGCGGAGCGGCTCCGCAGGGACCTGCGGGCCTACCCCGCGACACTCGCGGACCGTGAGATCGCCGAGCGCGAGCTGGCGGTGCTGGACGGACTGCTGGCCGCCGGAGTGCCGGACACCGCGGCGCTCGGCCAGTCGATGCTGCTGATCGCCGCCGCGGCCGGCTCGGTCAGCGCGCTCGCGGCCGGGGTGCACCAGTTGCGCCAGGCCGTCGAGCTGTTCGGCGTTCCGCACCATACGACCGCGAGGAGCCGCCTGACGGGGCGCTGA
- a CDS encoding tetratricopeptide repeat protein: protein MTDVGRVRAVAVRLQQLDDRHGGADLADVAARYVEHIESAVRSCTFGDRTRTGLYQALGEVASSAGWLSYDAGRQRQARGWWDAALRYALLADDRNLQTRIWSSMSDQATALGHGNEGIAIARVALDATRGRREGKLSALLHTRVADGHAAQGDRGPCARSLLRAERAYDQGVQEDSAHWLSFFNAGEVSAATALCQADLGQYPAAVKAARHSLAVIRETPLRRNTFSAHVRLARCLAGAGEFEEALAVGHQALDVLPGVRSPRVEDRLRQLRTDLLDRGVRGAEDFSARYEAVRAG from the coding sequence ATGACGGACGTGGGGCGGGTCCGCGCGGTGGCCGTCCGGCTGCAACAGCTGGACGACCGCCATGGCGGCGCGGACCTCGCCGATGTCGCCGCTCGCTATGTGGAGCACATCGAGTCGGCGGTGCGTTCCTGCACCTTCGGGGACCGAACGCGGACCGGTCTGTACCAGGCCCTCGGCGAGGTGGCCAGTTCCGCGGGATGGCTCAGCTATGACGCCGGGCGGCAGCGGCAGGCGCGGGGCTGGTGGGACGCCGCGCTGCGCTACGCACTCCTGGCGGACGACAGAAATCTCCAGACGCGGATCTGGTCGTCGATGTCCGACCAGGCGACCGCGTTGGGGCACGGCAACGAGGGAATCGCCATCGCCCGCGTCGCGCTGGACGCGACGCGGGGCAGGCGGGAGGGGAAGCTGTCCGCCCTGCTCCATACCCGGGTGGCCGACGGGCACGCCGCGCAGGGCGACCGCGGGCCGTGCGCCCGGTCCCTGCTGCGCGCCGAACGGGCCTACGACCAGGGTGTGCAGGAGGATTCCGCGCACTGGCTGAGCTTCTTCAACGCCGGAGAGGTCTCTGCCGCCACCGCGCTCTGCCAGGCGGATCTCGGCCAGTACCCGGCCGCGGTGAAGGCGGCCAGGCACTCCCTCGCGGTCATCCGGGAAACCCCCCTGCGGCGCAACACGTTCTCCGCCCACGTCCGCCTGGCGCGTTGCCTCGCCGGTGCGGGGGAGTTCGAGGAGGCGCTCGCGGTGGGGCACCAAGCCCTCGACGTGCTGCCCGGCGTCCGCAGTCCGCGCGTGGAGGACCGGTTGCGGCAGCTCCGCACCGACCTGCTCGACCGGGGCGTGCGGGGCGCCGAGGACTTCTCCGCACGCTACGAGGCGGTGCGGGCGGGGTGA